GATCCGCTTGAGGGCCGTGCGCCCCTCGTCCTCGAACACCAGCGCCTGCTCGGCCTTGAGCCGCCACCTGACGCCGCCCGACACCTCTTCGAGCTCCGCCTCCTTGATCCGGAGGTCGGCGCTCGCCGTGGCGGGCCCCATGGACTCGACCCGCGCCATCCGGCTCTTCACCACGAGCGTCACGCCCACCGCCGCCACGAACAGCGCGACCACGGCAAGGATCGCGCCAGCGAGGCGCCGAACGTTCCGGCTTCCGGATTTACGCGATTTCACGGTCGGCCCATAGTTTGCTCAGTCGAGTCGGGGTGCGCTGTGCAATTTCGATACCAGCCTATCACAGGCTACCGGGGCGCGGGAAGCGAAAAGCGGACGCTAGACGATCTTGGCGCGCAGGATGTCGTGCATGCGGATCAGTGCGACGGGACGGCGCTCGCCGTCCACGACCACGAGGCTCGTGATCTGGAACGTCTCCATCACGTCGAGCGCCTTGGCGGCGAGCTCGTTCGCCTCGATCAGCTTGGGCGCCCGCGTCGCCAGCTGGGACGCGCGCACCTCGCCGCCGGGCTCACCGGCGAGGTGGAGACGCCGCAGGTCGCCGTCGGTGAACACCCCGACGAGCCGCCCGGCCCCGTCCACCACGGTGGTCATCCCAAAGTTCTTCCGCGTCATCTCGGCGATGACGTCCTTGAGGCGCGCGTCCTCACGCACGATGGGGACGGCGTCCCCCGCGTGCATGAGGTCGGCGACGCGGAAGAGAGCGCGCCAGCCAAGCGTGCCGCGGGGATGCAGGGCCGCGTAGTCCTCGGGCCGGAGCCCCCGGAGCTCGAGGAGGACCATGGCGAGCGCGTCGCCGGCCGCCAGCGCCGCGGTGGTGCTCGAGGTCGGCGCGAGGTTCATCGGGCACGCCTCCTCGGGCACGCTCACGTCGAGCACCACCTCGCAGCCGCGCGCGAGCGTGGACGCCGGGCTGCCGGTCAGGAGGATGATGGGCACGCCGAGGCGCTTGAGCGGCGGCAGGATCGCGAGGACCTCGTCCGTCTCCCCGGAGTTCGAGAGCGCCAGGACGACGTCGCCGCGCGCCACCATGCCGAGGTCGCCGTGGACGCCCTCGGCGGGATGCAGGAAGTACGCGGGTGTGCCCGTGGACGCGAGCGTCGCGGCGATCTTCCGCCCGATGAGTCCCGACTTCCCCATGCCCGTCACGATGACGCGGCCGGCGCACCGCTGCAGGAGCTCGACGGCCCGGTCGAAGCGGTCGTCGAGCTTCGGGATGAGGCCGAGGATCGCCTCGGCCTCGAGGCGGAACACCCGCTCCGCGAGCCGGCGGAGGTCGCGCGCGGTCATTGGAGCGGGGCCCGCGAGCCCGGTAGCACTCGGGGCGTGCCCTGTTCCAGGTGCGTGGCGGCTCTGTTCCGCCTGGCGCGATTCATTCCAGCGACCGCCGCAAGCCCGGTAGCACTCGGGGCGTGCCCTGTTCCAGGTGCGTGGCGGCTCTGTTCCGCATGGCGCGATTCATCGAAGAGCGGCGGCGATCGCGGTCAGCTCGTCGAGGAGGCGCGGCAGGTCGTCGATCCGCAGCATGTTCGGCCCGTCCGAGAGCGGGCGGCCGTCGGCCAGCGTGCGGTCGGGGTCCTCGTGCATCTCCATGAAGAGCGCGTCGATCCCGAACGCGACGGCGGCCCGTGCGAGCGCGGGGACGTACTTCCGCTCGCCGCCCGAGCGGTCCCCCGCGCCGCCCGGCAGCTGGACGGAATGCGTGGCGTCGAAGACGACCGGGTAGCCGAGGTCCCGCATGAGCGCGAGCCCCCGCAGGTCCACGACGAGGTTGTTGTAGCCGAAGCTCGTGCCGCGCTCGGTGAGGAGGATCGCCTCGTTTCCCTTCGACAGGATCTTGTCGACGACGTTCCGCATGTCGCCCGGCGCCACGAACTGCCCCTTCTTGACGTTCACCGGCTTGCCCGTCGCCGCCGCGGCCAGCACCAGGTCGGTCTGGCGGCAGAGGAAGGCAGGGATCTGGATCACGTCGAGGACCTCGGCGGCCGGGTCCACCTCGCTCACCTGGTGGACGTCGGACAGCACCGGCACCCCGACCGCCTCGCGCACCTTGCGGAGGATCCGGAGCCCCTCGACCAGCCCGGGCCCGCGGTAGCCGTTGACGGAGGAGCGGTTGGCCTTGTCGTAGGAGGACTTGTAGATGAAGGGCACCCGCCGCCGGGCCGCGATCGCGGCCAGCCGCTCGGCGGTCATGAGGGCGTGCCGCTCGTCCTCGATGGCGCATGGCCCGCCGATGAGCACGAGCGGGGCCCCGCCGCCGATGGTGACCGGCCCGACGGCGACCGGGTGCCTCGTCATGTCGCGGCGTGCTCGAGGGCGGCCCTGACGAAGCCCGCGAACAGCGGGTGCGGGTCCCACGGCCGCGAGCGGAACTCGGGATGGAACTGGCCGGCGACGAAGTACGGGTGCTCGGGGATCTCGATGATCTCGACGAGCTGCTTCTCCGCCCAGATGCCCGAGATCCGGAGGCCGTGCTTCTCGAGCTTGGCGAGGTAGTCGTTGTTGACCTCGTAGCGGTGGCGGTGGCGCTCCTGGATGATCCCCTGCCCGTAGAGGCGCGAGGCGAGGCTCCCCTCGCCTAGCACGATCGGGTAGAGGCCGAGGCGCATCGTGCCGCCCTTGTCGGCGATCGTCCGCTGCTCGGGCAGGAGGTCGATCACCTTGTGCGCGGCGTCCGCGTCGAACTCGGCCGAGTTCGCGCCGGCGAGGGCGCAGACGTGGCGGGCGAACTCGATCACGGCGCACTGCATGCCGAGGCAGATCCCGAAGTACGGCACGTGCTGCTCGCGCGCATAGCGCACCGCCTGGATCTTCCCCTCGATCC
This window of the Candidatus Methylomirabilota bacterium genome carries:
- the kdsA gene encoding 3-deoxy-8-phosphooctulonate synthase, with translation MTRHPVAVGPVTIGGGAPLVLIGGPCAIEDERHALMTAERLAAIAARRRVPFIYKSSYDKANRSSVNGYRGPGLVEGLRILRKVREAVGVPVLSDVHQVSEVDPAAEVLDVIQIPAFLCRQTDLVLAAAATGKPVNVKKGQFVAPGDMRNVVDKILSKGNEAILLTERGTSFGYNNLVVDLRGLALMRDLGYPVVFDATHSVQLPGGAGDRSGGERKYVPALARAAVAFGIDALFMEMHEDPDRTLADGRPLSDGPNMLRIDDLPRLLDELTAIAAALR
- a CDS encoding KpsF/GutQ family sugar-phosphate isomerase, which gives rise to MTARDLRRLAERVFRLEAEAILGLIPKLDDRFDRAVELLQRCAGRVIVTGMGKSGLIGRKIAATLASTGTPAYFLHPAEGVHGDLGMVARGDVVLALSNSGETDEVLAILPPLKRLGVPIILLTGSPASTLARGCEVVLDVSVPEEACPMNLAPTSSTTAALAAGDALAMVLLELRGLRPEDYAALHPRGTLGWRALFRVADLMHAGDAVPIVREDARLKDVIAEMTRKNFGMTTVVDGAGRLVGVFTDGDLRRLHLAGEPGGEVRASQLATRAPKLIEANELAAKALDVMETFQITSLVVVDGERRPVALIRMHDILRAKIV